A part of Streptomyces sp. NBC_01210 genomic DNA contains:
- a CDS encoding NAD-dependent epimerase/dehydratase family protein: protein MPAPRTVLLTGAAGGLGTLMRGLLPAYGYELRLFDATPIEGVPDAVTADLADKEALREAVRGVDAIIHLAGISLEAPFEKILRANIEGTHNLYVAAREEGIDRIVFASSNHAVGFTPRPHGQPPFASDQLIPIDTPRRPDTFYGLSKCFGEDLAQLYWDLHGLETVSVRIGSCFMEPTSVRMLSVWMSPGDGARLFHAALTAENVGHAVVYGSSANTRLWWDLTTARALGYEPQDDSEQYAEKLVAQQGELDPDNPDHAHLGGHFTTNPPQWPY, encoded by the coding sequence ATGCCCGCTCCCCGCACCGTCCTGCTCACCGGCGCCGCAGGCGGCCTCGGCACGCTGATGCGGGGGCTGCTGCCCGCGTACGGCTACGAGCTCCGCCTCTTCGACGCCACTCCCATCGAGGGGGTGCCGGATGCGGTCACCGCCGACCTCGCCGACAAGGAGGCGCTGCGCGAAGCGGTACGGGGCGTCGACGCGATCATCCACCTCGCGGGGATCTCACTGGAAGCACCCTTCGAGAAGATCCTGCGCGCGAACATCGAAGGGACGCACAACCTCTACGTGGCGGCCCGTGAAGAGGGCATCGACCGCATCGTCTTCGCCTCCAGCAACCACGCGGTCGGCTTCACCCCGCGCCCGCACGGGCAGCCGCCCTTCGCGTCCGACCAGCTGATCCCCATCGACACCCCGCGGCGCCCCGACACCTTCTACGGCCTGTCCAAGTGCTTCGGCGAGGATCTGGCCCAGCTCTACTGGGATCTGCACGGCCTCGAGACCGTCTCCGTCCGCATCGGCTCCTGCTTCATGGAACCGACGTCCGTACGGATGCTGTCGGTCTGGATGAGCCCGGGCGACGGCGCCCGCCTCTTCCACGCCGCCCTCACCGCCGAGAACGTCGGCCACGCCGTCGTCTACGGCTCCTCCGCCAACACCCGCCTGTGGTGGGACCTCACGACGGCGCGCGCTCTCGGCTACGAGCCGCAGGACGACTCGGAGCAGTACGCCGAAAAGCTCGTCGCGCAGCAGGGCGAACTCGACCCGGA